A genome region from Manihot esculenta cultivar AM560-2 chromosome 5, M.esculenta_v8, whole genome shotgun sequence includes the following:
- the LOC110614625 gene encoding cytokinin riboside 5'-monophosphate phosphoribohydrolase LOG5 isoform X1 — protein sequence MEEKRVVNSRFKRVCVFCGSSTGKRDCYREAALELAQELVSRRLDLVYGGGSVGLMGLVSQEVHRGGGHVLGIIPKTLMSKEITGETVGEVRPVADMHQRKAEMARHSDCFIALPVGGYGTLEELLEVITWAQLGIHDKPVKQLHVGLLNVDGYYNLLLTFIDKAVDDGFIQPSQRSIIVSAPNVKELVQKLEQDYVPLHDGVVAKAKWEAEQLELNASLQTEVAR from the exons ATGGAGGAGAAAAGAGTAGTCAACTCAAGGTTCAAAAGGGTCTGTGTCTTTTGTGGAAGCAGTACTGGCAAGAGAGATTGTTATAGGGAGGCTGCTCTTGAACTAGCCCAAGAACTG GTTTCAAGGAGATTAGATCTCGTTTATGGAGGAGGAAGTGTTGGGTTGATGGGCTTAGTTTCTCAGGAGGTCCATCGCGGTGGAGGACATGTACTGGG AATCATCCCGAAAACTCTGATGAGCAAAGAG ATAACTGGAGAAACAGTCGGAGAGGTCAGACCAGTAGCCGACATGCACCAAAGGAAAGCTGAGATGGCCCGCCATTCTGACTGTTTTATTGCCTTACcag TAGGTGGGTATGGAACTTTGGAGGAATTATTGGAAGTCATTACATGGGCCCAGCTTGGCATCCACGACAAGCCAGTAAAGCAACTTCAT GTGGGCTTGCTTAATGTTGACGGCTACTACAATCTTCTTCTCACCTTCATAGACAAGGCTGTGGACGATGGCTTCATTCAGCCTTCTCAACGTAGCATTATTGTCTCTGCCCCAAATGTCAAAGAGCTTGTTCAGAAACTCGAG cagGACTACGTGCCCCTGCATGATGGAGTTGTTGCTAAGGCTAAGTGGGAGGCTGAGCAACTGGAgctcaatgcatctttgcagACTGAAGTTGCTCGTTGA
- the LOC110614625 gene encoding cytokinin riboside 5'-monophosphate phosphoribohydrolase LOG5 isoform X6: MEEKRVVNSRFKRVCVFCGSSTGKRDCYREAALELAQELVSRRLDLVYGGGSVGLMGLVSQEVHRGGGHVLGIIPKTLMSKEITGETVGEVRPVADMHQRKAEMARHSDCFIALPGGYGTLEELLEVITWAQLGIHDKPVGLLNVDGYYNLLLTFIDKAVDDGFIQPSQRSIIVSAPNVKELVQKLEQDYVPLHDGVVAKAKWEAEQLELNASLQTEVAR, translated from the exons ATGGAGGAGAAAAGAGTAGTCAACTCAAGGTTCAAAAGGGTCTGTGTCTTTTGTGGAAGCAGTACTGGCAAGAGAGATTGTTATAGGGAGGCTGCTCTTGAACTAGCCCAAGAACTG GTTTCAAGGAGATTAGATCTCGTTTATGGAGGAGGAAGTGTTGGGTTGATGGGCTTAGTTTCTCAGGAGGTCCATCGCGGTGGAGGACATGTACTGGG AATCATCCCGAAAACTCTGATGAGCAAAGAG ATAACTGGAGAAACAGTCGGAGAGGTCAGACCAGTAGCCGACATGCACCAAAGGAAAGCTGAGATGGCCCGCCATTCTGACTGTTTTATTGCCTTACcag GTGGGTATGGAACTTTGGAGGAATTATTGGAAGTCATTACATGGGCCCAGCTTGGCATCCACGACAAGCCA GTGGGCTTGCTTAATGTTGACGGCTACTACAATCTTCTTCTCACCTTCATAGACAAGGCTGTGGACGATGGCTTCATTCAGCCTTCTCAACGTAGCATTATTGTCTCTGCCCCAAATGTCAAAGAGCTTGTTCAGAAACTCGAG cagGACTACGTGCCCCTGCATGATGGAGTTGTTGCTAAGGCTAAGTGGGAGGCTGAGCAACTGGAgctcaatgcatctttgcagACTGAAGTTGCTCGTTGA
- the LOC110614625 gene encoding cytokinin riboside 5'-monophosphate phosphoribohydrolase LOG5 isoform X4, translating into MEEKRVVNSRFKRVCVFCGSSTGKRDCYREAALELAQELVSRRLDLVYGGGSVGLMGLVSQEVHRGGGHVLGIIPKTLMSKEITGETVGEVRPVADMHQRKAEMARHSDCFIALPGGYGTLEELLEVITWAQLGIHDKPVKQLHVGLLNVDGYYNLLLTFIDKAVDDGFIQPSQRSIIVSAPNVKELVQKLEDYVPLHDGVVAKAKWEAEQLELNASLQTEVAR; encoded by the exons ATGGAGGAGAAAAGAGTAGTCAACTCAAGGTTCAAAAGGGTCTGTGTCTTTTGTGGAAGCAGTACTGGCAAGAGAGATTGTTATAGGGAGGCTGCTCTTGAACTAGCCCAAGAACTG GTTTCAAGGAGATTAGATCTCGTTTATGGAGGAGGAAGTGTTGGGTTGATGGGCTTAGTTTCTCAGGAGGTCCATCGCGGTGGAGGACATGTACTGGG AATCATCCCGAAAACTCTGATGAGCAAAGAG ATAACTGGAGAAACAGTCGGAGAGGTCAGACCAGTAGCCGACATGCACCAAAGGAAAGCTGAGATGGCCCGCCATTCTGACTGTTTTATTGCCTTACcag GTGGGTATGGAACTTTGGAGGAATTATTGGAAGTCATTACATGGGCCCAGCTTGGCATCCACGACAAGCCAGTAAAGCAACTTCAT GTGGGCTTGCTTAATGTTGACGGCTACTACAATCTTCTTCTCACCTTCATAGACAAGGCTGTGGACGATGGCTTCATTCAGCCTTCTCAACGTAGCATTATTGTCTCTGCCCCAAATGTCAAAGAGCTTGTTCAGAAACTCGAG GACTACGTGCCCCTGCATGATGGAGTTGTTGCTAAGGCTAAGTGGGAGGCTGAGCAACTGGAgctcaatgcatctttgcagACTGAAGTTGCTCGTTGA
- the LOC110614625 gene encoding cytokinin riboside 5'-monophosphate phosphoribohydrolase LOG5 isoform X3, producing MEEKRVVNSRFKRVCVFCGSSTGKRDCYREAALELAQELVSRRLDLVYGGGSVGLMGLVSQEVHRGGGHVLGIIPKTLMSKEITGETVGEVRPVADMHQRKAEMARHSDCFIALPVGGYGTLEELLEVITWAQLGIHDKPVKQLHVGLLNVDGYYNLLLTFIDKAVDDGFIQPSQRSIIVSAPNVKELVQKLEDYVPLHDGVVAKAKWEAEQLELNASLQTEVAR from the exons ATGGAGGAGAAAAGAGTAGTCAACTCAAGGTTCAAAAGGGTCTGTGTCTTTTGTGGAAGCAGTACTGGCAAGAGAGATTGTTATAGGGAGGCTGCTCTTGAACTAGCCCAAGAACTG GTTTCAAGGAGATTAGATCTCGTTTATGGAGGAGGAAGTGTTGGGTTGATGGGCTTAGTTTCTCAGGAGGTCCATCGCGGTGGAGGACATGTACTGGG AATCATCCCGAAAACTCTGATGAGCAAAGAG ATAACTGGAGAAACAGTCGGAGAGGTCAGACCAGTAGCCGACATGCACCAAAGGAAAGCTGAGATGGCCCGCCATTCTGACTGTTTTATTGCCTTACcag TAGGTGGGTATGGAACTTTGGAGGAATTATTGGAAGTCATTACATGGGCCCAGCTTGGCATCCACGACAAGCCAGTAAAGCAACTTCAT GTGGGCTTGCTTAATGTTGACGGCTACTACAATCTTCTTCTCACCTTCATAGACAAGGCTGTGGACGATGGCTTCATTCAGCCTTCTCAACGTAGCATTATTGTCTCTGCCCCAAATGTCAAAGAGCTTGTTCAGAAACTCGAG GACTACGTGCCCCTGCATGATGGAGTTGTTGCTAAGGCTAAGTGGGAGGCTGAGCAACTGGAgctcaatgcatctttgcagACTGAAGTTGCTCGTTGA
- the LOC110614625 gene encoding cytokinin riboside 5'-monophosphate phosphoribohydrolase LOG5 isoform X5: MEEKRVVNSRFKRVCVFCGSSTGKRDCYREAALELAQELVSRRLDLVYGGGSVGLMGLVSQEVHRGGGHVLGIIPKTLMSKEITGETVGEVRPVADMHQRKAEMARHSDCFIALPVGGYGTLEELLEVITWAQLGIHDKPVGLLNVDGYYNLLLTFIDKAVDDGFIQPSQRSIIVSAPNVKELVQKLEQDYVPLHDGVVAKAKWEAEQLELNASLQTEVAR, from the exons ATGGAGGAGAAAAGAGTAGTCAACTCAAGGTTCAAAAGGGTCTGTGTCTTTTGTGGAAGCAGTACTGGCAAGAGAGATTGTTATAGGGAGGCTGCTCTTGAACTAGCCCAAGAACTG GTTTCAAGGAGATTAGATCTCGTTTATGGAGGAGGAAGTGTTGGGTTGATGGGCTTAGTTTCTCAGGAGGTCCATCGCGGTGGAGGACATGTACTGGG AATCATCCCGAAAACTCTGATGAGCAAAGAG ATAACTGGAGAAACAGTCGGAGAGGTCAGACCAGTAGCCGACATGCACCAAAGGAAAGCTGAGATGGCCCGCCATTCTGACTGTTTTATTGCCTTACcag TAGGTGGGTATGGAACTTTGGAGGAATTATTGGAAGTCATTACATGGGCCCAGCTTGGCATCCACGACAAGCCA GTGGGCTTGCTTAATGTTGACGGCTACTACAATCTTCTTCTCACCTTCATAGACAAGGCTGTGGACGATGGCTTCATTCAGCCTTCTCAACGTAGCATTATTGTCTCTGCCCCAAATGTCAAAGAGCTTGTTCAGAAACTCGAG cagGACTACGTGCCCCTGCATGATGGAGTTGTTGCTAAGGCTAAGTGGGAGGCTGAGCAACTGGAgctcaatgcatctttgcagACTGAAGTTGCTCGTTGA
- the LOC110614625 gene encoding cytokinin riboside 5'-monophosphate phosphoribohydrolase LOG5 isoform X2, protein MEEKRVVNSRFKRVCVFCGSSTGKRDCYREAALELAQELVSRRLDLVYGGGSVGLMGLVSQEVHRGGGHVLGIIPKTLMSKEITGETVGEVRPVADMHQRKAEMARHSDCFIALPGGYGTLEELLEVITWAQLGIHDKPVKQLHVGLLNVDGYYNLLLTFIDKAVDDGFIQPSQRSIIVSAPNVKELVQKLEQDYVPLHDGVVAKAKWEAEQLELNASLQTEVAR, encoded by the exons ATGGAGGAGAAAAGAGTAGTCAACTCAAGGTTCAAAAGGGTCTGTGTCTTTTGTGGAAGCAGTACTGGCAAGAGAGATTGTTATAGGGAGGCTGCTCTTGAACTAGCCCAAGAACTG GTTTCAAGGAGATTAGATCTCGTTTATGGAGGAGGAAGTGTTGGGTTGATGGGCTTAGTTTCTCAGGAGGTCCATCGCGGTGGAGGACATGTACTGGG AATCATCCCGAAAACTCTGATGAGCAAAGAG ATAACTGGAGAAACAGTCGGAGAGGTCAGACCAGTAGCCGACATGCACCAAAGGAAAGCTGAGATGGCCCGCCATTCTGACTGTTTTATTGCCTTACcag GTGGGTATGGAACTTTGGAGGAATTATTGGAAGTCATTACATGGGCCCAGCTTGGCATCCACGACAAGCCAGTAAAGCAACTTCAT GTGGGCTTGCTTAATGTTGACGGCTACTACAATCTTCTTCTCACCTTCATAGACAAGGCTGTGGACGATGGCTTCATTCAGCCTTCTCAACGTAGCATTATTGTCTCTGCCCCAAATGTCAAAGAGCTTGTTCAGAAACTCGAG cagGACTACGTGCCCCTGCATGATGGAGTTGTTGCTAAGGCTAAGTGGGAGGCTGAGCAACTGGAgctcaatgcatctttgcagACTGAAGTTGCTCGTTGA
- the LOC110614625 gene encoding cytokinin riboside 5'-monophosphate phosphoribohydrolase LOG5 isoform X7, whose amino-acid sequence MEEKRVVNSRFKRVCVFCGSSTGKRDCYREAALELAQELVSRRLDLVYGGGSVGLMGLVSQEVHRGGGHVLGIIPKTLMSKEITGETVGEVRPVADMHQRKAEMARHSDCFIALPVGGYGTLEELLEVITWAQLGIHDKPVGLLNVDGYYNLLLTFIDKAVDDGFIQPSQRSIIVSAPNVKELVQKLEDYVPLHDGVVAKAKWEAEQLELNASLQTEVAR is encoded by the exons ATGGAGGAGAAAAGAGTAGTCAACTCAAGGTTCAAAAGGGTCTGTGTCTTTTGTGGAAGCAGTACTGGCAAGAGAGATTGTTATAGGGAGGCTGCTCTTGAACTAGCCCAAGAACTG GTTTCAAGGAGATTAGATCTCGTTTATGGAGGAGGAAGTGTTGGGTTGATGGGCTTAGTTTCTCAGGAGGTCCATCGCGGTGGAGGACATGTACTGGG AATCATCCCGAAAACTCTGATGAGCAAAGAG ATAACTGGAGAAACAGTCGGAGAGGTCAGACCAGTAGCCGACATGCACCAAAGGAAAGCTGAGATGGCCCGCCATTCTGACTGTTTTATTGCCTTACcag TAGGTGGGTATGGAACTTTGGAGGAATTATTGGAAGTCATTACATGGGCCCAGCTTGGCATCCACGACAAGCCA GTGGGCTTGCTTAATGTTGACGGCTACTACAATCTTCTTCTCACCTTCATAGACAAGGCTGTGGACGATGGCTTCATTCAGCCTTCTCAACGTAGCATTATTGTCTCTGCCCCAAATGTCAAAGAGCTTGTTCAGAAACTCGAG GACTACGTGCCCCTGCATGATGGAGTTGTTGCTAAGGCTAAGTGGGAGGCTGAGCAACTGGAgctcaatgcatctttgcagACTGAAGTTGCTCGTTGA
- the LOC110614625 gene encoding cytokinin riboside 5'-monophosphate phosphoribohydrolase LOG5 isoform X8 — MEEKRVVNSRFKRVCVFCGSSTGKRDCYREAALELAQELVSRRLDLVYGGGSVGLMGLVSQEVHRGGGHVLGIIPKTLMSKEITGETVGEVRPVADMHQRKAEMARHSDCFIALPGGYGTLEELLEVITWAQLGIHDKPVGLLNVDGYYNLLLTFIDKAVDDGFIQPSQRSIIVSAPNVKELVQKLEDYVPLHDGVVAKAKWEAEQLELNASLQTEVAR; from the exons ATGGAGGAGAAAAGAGTAGTCAACTCAAGGTTCAAAAGGGTCTGTGTCTTTTGTGGAAGCAGTACTGGCAAGAGAGATTGTTATAGGGAGGCTGCTCTTGAACTAGCCCAAGAACTG GTTTCAAGGAGATTAGATCTCGTTTATGGAGGAGGAAGTGTTGGGTTGATGGGCTTAGTTTCTCAGGAGGTCCATCGCGGTGGAGGACATGTACTGGG AATCATCCCGAAAACTCTGATGAGCAAAGAG ATAACTGGAGAAACAGTCGGAGAGGTCAGACCAGTAGCCGACATGCACCAAAGGAAAGCTGAGATGGCCCGCCATTCTGACTGTTTTATTGCCTTACcag GTGGGTATGGAACTTTGGAGGAATTATTGGAAGTCATTACATGGGCCCAGCTTGGCATCCACGACAAGCCA GTGGGCTTGCTTAATGTTGACGGCTACTACAATCTTCTTCTCACCTTCATAGACAAGGCTGTGGACGATGGCTTCATTCAGCCTTCTCAACGTAGCATTATTGTCTCTGCCCCAAATGTCAAAGAGCTTGTTCAGAAACTCGAG GACTACGTGCCCCTGCATGATGGAGTTGTTGCTAAGGCTAAGTGGGAGGCTGAGCAACTGGAgctcaatgcatctttgcagACTGAAGTTGCTCGTTGA